One Kangiella geojedonensis DNA segment encodes these proteins:
- a CDS encoding DEAD/DEAH box helicase, protein MTSKDSTTSFDQLELAPAVLKAIQEVGYEQPSPIQQASIPVLLTGRDIIGQAQTGTGKTAAFALPLLSRIDPKDRTTQVLVLAPTRELALQVAEACQTYAKHMEQFTILPIYGGQRYDTQLRQLKRGAQVVVGTPGRVMDHIRRGTLKLDSLKALVLDEADEMLRMGFIDDVEWILGHTPDQRQIALFSATMPNQIKKVAQKYLSNPEHIKIETKTSTAKTISQRYWFVSGLHKLDALTRILETETFDGMIIFVRTKTATMELAEKLNARGFRADALNGDIPQNTREKIVDKLKRGKIDVLLATDVAARGLDVERISHVINYDIPYDTESYVHRIGRTGRAGREGHAILFVSHREKRMLKAIERATNQPIEEMHMPTIDAINETRVERFATTITETLASQDLQFYTDLVEKYVKDNDQDWPQLAAALAKMAAGDELLLKERPRKERESRDRDDRRDDRRDRKRDRNSKDRPRRENTFSAQAQPLADHPDVEMERYRIELGRNHDVKVGSIVGAIANEADIDSEYIGRIDLFDEFTTVDLPAGMPKEVQSILAKARVAGKPMQLAPIGKQEGGKGKPKAKDKDKGKPKAKKRKPKS, encoded by the coding sequence ATGACATCTAAAGATTCTACAACCAGTTTTGATCAACTGGAACTCGCGCCTGCGGTATTGAAAGCTATTCAAGAAGTCGGTTACGAGCAACCATCTCCAATTCAACAAGCCAGTATCCCCGTCCTTTTAACTGGGCGAGACATTATTGGTCAAGCACAAACCGGTACTGGTAAAACGGCAGCTTTTGCTTTGCCTCTCTTATCCAGAATTGATCCAAAAGACAGAACTACTCAAGTTTTGGTATTGGCACCTACTCGTGAGCTTGCACTGCAAGTTGCCGAAGCCTGCCAAACTTATGCTAAGCACATGGAACAGTTCACTATTCTGCCAATTTACGGCGGTCAACGTTATGACACCCAGCTTCGTCAACTTAAACGTGGCGCTCAGGTTGTAGTCGGAACGCCTGGCCGAGTCATGGATCATATTCGACGTGGCACCCTTAAGCTTGATTCCTTAAAAGCTTTAGTACTTGATGAAGCCGATGAAATGTTGCGCATGGGATTCATTGACGACGTTGAATGGATTTTGGGACATACTCCCGATCAGCGTCAAATTGCGTTGTTCTCTGCGACCATGCCAAACCAAATTAAGAAGGTTGCTCAAAAATACTTGAGCAATCCTGAGCACATTAAAATTGAAACCAAAACATCAACGGCGAAAACCATTAGTCAGAGATACTGGTTCGTTAGTGGACTACACAAGCTAGACGCTTTAACCCGAATTCTCGAAACTGAAACTTTCGACGGCATGATTATCTTTGTACGCACTAAAACGGCGACCATGGAATTAGCCGAGAAGTTGAATGCTCGAGGTTTCAGAGCTGATGCACTCAATGGCGATATTCCGCAAAACACCCGTGAGAAAATTGTCGATAAACTAAAGCGCGGAAAAATTGATGTTCTGTTAGCCACAGACGTCGCGGCTCGTGGACTTGATGTAGAACGTATTAGTCACGTTATCAACTATGACATTCCTTACGACACAGAATCTTACGTACACCGTATTGGTCGTACAGGTCGTGCGGGGCGTGAAGGTCATGCTATTTTGTTTGTCTCTCACCGCGAGAAACGCATGTTGAAAGCTATTGAGCGTGCGACAAACCAACCAATCGAAGAAATGCATATGCCAACTATCGACGCGATTAATGAAACTCGTGTCGAACGTTTCGCTACTACCATTACAGAAACTTTGGCAAGCCAAGACTTACAATTCTATACAGATTTAGTCGAAAAATATGTCAAAGACAATGACCAAGACTGGCCACAGCTTGCCGCCGCATTAGCGAAAATGGCTGCTGGTGACGAGTTACTATTAAAAGAACGACCTCGCAAAGAACGTGAGAGTCGTGATCGTGACGACCGTCGCGATGACCGCAGAGATCGCAAACGCGATCGTAATAGCAAAGATCGTCCACGTCGCGAAAATACTTTTTCTGCACAAGCGCAACCATTGGCCGATCATCCTGATGTCGAAATGGAGCGTTACCGTATTGAGCTAGGTCGAAACCACGATGTGAAAGTTGGTAGCATTGTTGGTGCTATTGCCAATGAAGCCGATATCGACAGTGAATACATCGGACGAATCGACTTATTTGACGAATTCACAACGGTTGATCTTCCAGCAGGTATGCCAAAAGAAGTTCAATCTATTCTCGCTAAAGCACGCGTTGCGGGTAAGCCAATGCAACTCGCACCAATTGGTAAGCAGGAAGGTGGAAAAGGTAAACCTAAGGCAAAGGACAAAGACAAGGGTAAGCCGAAAGCCAAAAAACGCAAACCAAAGTCTTAA
- a CDS encoding GIY-YIG nuclease family protein, which produces MVKDNKAWIIEHGITWNDSVAKGKARQKRTAKFVFSAFNAEVENIISLCKSTNLSSQFKKILKQYGNSNKYGEDNFSKITKDFLLLRLEELSLVYKYHLQLAIEKEDDRIHREQIAEENKVQREIENFVKKREKEEKEYKKRLREAEKLVAELHDEQLENMKREMELLRLRLKDITKEKERALSMAQLTRSGYVYIISNRKSFGENVYKIGMTRRLDPLDRVKELGDASVPFPFEIHGIIQCDDAPELENQLHKAFNECRVNSENFRKEFFNVPIEKIQKQVEKHCGSYDLLDRMTIEEYDPEQLGMN; this is translated from the coding sequence TTGGTAAAAGATAATAAGGCATGGATTATAGAGCATGGTATAACGTGGAACGATAGCGTAGCTAAAGGAAAAGCACGACAAAAACGAACTGCTAAGTTTGTATTTAGTGCCTTTAATGCAGAAGTTGAGAATATTATATCTCTCTGTAAATCTACCAATCTATCCAGTCAATTTAAAAAAATACTAAAGCAATACGGTAACTCAAACAAGTATGGAGAAGATAATTTCAGTAAAATAACCAAAGATTTCCTTCTTCTTAGATTAGAGGAATTATCACTTGTTTATAAATATCATCTACAGTTGGCGATAGAAAAAGAAGATGACCGGATTCATCGGGAGCAGATTGCAGAGGAAAATAAGGTTCAAAGGGAGATTGAGAATTTTGTTAAAAAAAGGGAGAAGGAAGAAAAAGAGTATAAAAAGCGTTTAAGAGAGGCTGAGAAACTAGTAGCGGAACTGCATGACGAGCAGCTTGAAAATATGAAACGTGAAATGGAGTTGTTGCGTTTAAGATTAAAAGATATAACGAAAGAGAAAGAAAGGGCCCTATCTATGGCACAGCTAACTCGTTCTGGGTATGTCTATATCATTAGCAACCGGAAATCCTTCGGAGAAAATGTTTATAAAATAGGCATGACTAGACGGCTTGATCCGCTAGATCGAGTTAAGGAGCTTGGTGATGCATCGGTTCCATTTCCATTTGAAATTCATGGGATTATACAGTGTGATGATGCCCCAGAGCTTGAGAATCAACTCCACAAAGCATTTAACGAGTGTCGCGTTAATTCTGAAAATTTTCGCAAGGAGTTTTTTAATGTACCTATTGAGAAGATCCAAAAGCAAGTTGAGAAGCATTGCGGCTCCTATGATCTTTTAGATCGTATGACTATTGAGGAATATGATCCAGAACAATTAGGGATGAACTAA
- the tyrS gene encoding tyrosine--tRNA ligase, with protein sequence MSDFETMFEELKRGADEILPEEELLEKLKEGRPLKIKAGFDPTAPDLHLGHTVLINKMRQFQQFGHEVVFLIGDFTGMIGDPTGKNVTRKPLTSEDVLKNAETYKEQVFKILDPEKTTIAFNSEWCEKLGASGMIKLAANSTVARMLERDDFKKRYANEQPIAIHEFLYPLVQGYDSVAMECDVELGGTDQRFNLLMGRELQKSHGQKPQTVLMMPLLEGLDGVNKMSKSLDNYVGITEAPGVMYQKLLSLPDSMMWRYHELLSFKSLEEVEQLKKDVEAGANPQDIKKAFALEIIERFHGKDAAENAHKGAGNIVREGEVPEGTPEVEVSLDGAEQFPIGAVINRAGLATNSAQAKDMLKNGRVKVDWEVVEPSYMVTPGKYLMQAGKKKIAYVTVTA encoded by the coding sequence ATGAGTGATTTTGAGACCATGTTTGAGGAGCTTAAACGTGGAGCTGATGAAATTCTGCCTGAAGAAGAATTATTAGAGAAGCTAAAAGAAGGTCGTCCTTTAAAAATTAAAGCTGGTTTTGATCCAACTGCGCCTGATTTGCATCTTGGGCATACCGTTTTGATTAATAAGATGCGTCAATTTCAACAGTTTGGGCATGAGGTCGTGTTTCTTATTGGGGACTTCACCGGCATGATCGGTGATCCGACGGGTAAAAATGTAACGCGCAAGCCACTAACCAGTGAAGATGTGCTCAAGAACGCAGAAACTTATAAAGAGCAGGTGTTTAAAATTCTTGACCCTGAGAAAACGACAATTGCTTTTAATTCCGAGTGGTGCGAAAAGCTGGGCGCTTCTGGCATGATCAAGTTAGCCGCAAATTCTACTGTTGCTAGAATGCTAGAGCGCGATGATTTTAAGAAGCGCTATGCGAATGAACAACCGATTGCAATTCATGAGTTTTTATACCCACTAGTACAGGGCTATGACTCGGTGGCCATGGAGTGTGATGTAGAATTAGGCGGTACTGATCAACGCTTTAATCTGTTAATGGGGCGTGAACTACAAAAGTCTCATGGCCAAAAACCACAGACTGTACTAATGATGCCATTACTTGAAGGTTTGGATGGTGTTAATAAAATGTCCAAATCACTAGACAATTATGTCGGTATTACTGAAGCACCGGGCGTTATGTACCAGAAACTACTATCTTTACCAGACAGTATGATGTGGCGTTACCATGAGCTGTTATCGTTCAAATCTCTAGAAGAAGTTGAGCAACTGAAAAAAGACGTTGAAGCAGGAGCAAACCCACAAGATATAAAGAAAGCATTCGCTTTAGAAATAATCGAACGTTTCCATGGTAAAGACGCTGCTGAGAATGCCCATAAAGGTGCTGGTAATATTGTTAGAGAAGGCGAAGTTCCTGAAGGGACACCTGAAGTCGAAGTGAGCTTAGATGGCGCGGAGCAATTTCCGATAGGTGCGGTGATTAATCGCGCGGGTCTTGCGACTAACTCGGCTCAAGCTAAGGATATGCTGAAGAATGGTCGTGTAAAAGTAGACTGGGAAGTGGTTGAACCGTCTTATATGGTGACTCCGGGTAAATACCTAATGCAGGCAGGGAAGAAGAAAATTGCTTATGTAACAGTAACGGCATAA
- a CDS encoding peptidoglycan DD-metalloendopeptidase family protein, whose product MINRDYKGFSRNKPLFARKKSRRKGVIITISALSVVFAAVSYLAMTSGQESSTQEKQQELLTLQLSSDDTKASTQTTQLDTESGSLTLSEDTLEPAEKTLAESTAPSSASSIDKQSASKNLNEATDAIKNFVKKTTKPRYDWQTVTVAKGESLARIFNKLGFSSKDLHYMMQSDEQVNILKKIRPGHTLEFAANDDKEFQGLRYPFNSSDTLVITKLEDKKFDVSLDVKPIEFKQRFATATITSSFYNAGKQAGLPDGVIMELAGVFEYDIDFALEIRKNDSFSVLYEEKYIDGKKVGYGNILSAEFNNMGEHYAAVRYTDTNNRTAYYTPEGKALRKSFLRAPLQFNYVSSNFNPKRFHPIQKRVKPHRGTDYRAPIGTPVRAAGDGRVTKSAYNRFNGNYVFIQHGGNIVTKYLHFSKRAVKAGQRVKQGQIIGYVGSTGMSQAPHLHYEFVVNGVHRNPRRVKLPHAAPVPKTEMARFQELSKPLMAQLETERTTYFARLNDQESSGTASNSKLQK is encoded by the coding sequence ATGATAAACCGTGATTATAAAGGGTTTAGCAGAAATAAACCTCTGTTTGCCCGAAAGAAAAGTCGACGAAAGGGCGTGATCATTACGATCTCAGCGCTGTCGGTAGTCTTCGCGGCAGTCTCTTACTTAGCAATGACTTCAGGACAAGAGTCATCTACTCAAGAAAAACAACAAGAATTACTCACATTACAATTATCATCGGACGACACCAAAGCCTCGACACAAACAACACAACTTGACACAGAATCAGGTAGCTTAACCCTGTCAGAGGATACCCTTGAGCCAGCCGAGAAGACTCTAGCTGAAAGTACTGCTCCATCGTCAGCCTCCAGCATTGATAAGCAAAGTGCTTCAAAAAACTTAAATGAAGCGACTGATGCCATAAAGAATTTCGTTAAGAAAACCACTAAGCCTCGATACGACTGGCAGACAGTTACCGTAGCCAAAGGTGAAAGCTTAGCGCGTATTTTTAATAAATTAGGCTTTAGCTCTAAAGATTTGCATTACATGATGCAGTCTGATGAGCAGGTGAACATCTTAAAGAAAATCAGACCTGGCCACACTTTAGAATTCGCCGCAAACGATGATAAAGAGTTCCAAGGTCTACGTTACCCTTTTAATTCAAGCGACACGTTAGTAATCACCAAGCTTGAAGATAAAAAGTTCGATGTATCTCTAGACGTTAAACCTATTGAGTTTAAGCAACGTTTTGCCACCGCTACAATTACCAGCAGCTTTTATAATGCAGGTAAACAAGCTGGTCTTCCTGATGGTGTGATTATGGAACTGGCTGGCGTATTCGAGTATGACATTGATTTCGCACTTGAAATTCGAAAGAACGACAGCTTCTCAGTGTTATACGAAGAGAAGTACATTGATGGTAAGAAAGTTGGCTACGGCAACATCTTATCAGCAGAGTTCAATAACATGGGCGAACATTACGCAGCCGTTCGATATACCGATACCAATAATCGTACTGCTTATTATACGCCGGAAGGTAAAGCGTTAAGAAAATCATTCTTACGTGCACCGCTACAGTTCAACTATGTCAGTTCGAACTTTAATCCGAAGCGTTTCCACCCAATTCAAAAGCGTGTAAAGCCTCATCGCGGAACGGACTACCGTGCACCTATCGGTACACCTGTTCGCGCTGCAGGTGACGGCCGGGTAACTAAATCTGCCTACAATCGCTTTAACGGTAATTATGTGTTCATCCAACACGGTGGCAACATTGTGACCAAATACTTACACTTCTCTAAGCGTGCAGTTAAAGCCGGTCAACGTGTAAAACAAGGTCAAATCATTGGCTACGTGGGCTCTACTGGAATGTCACAAGCACCACACTTGCATTATGAGTTTGTGGTAAACGGCGTTCACCGCAACCCTCGCAGAGTGAAGTTGCCCCACGCGGCACCCGTTCCAAAAACAGAAATGGCACGCTTCCAAGAGCTTTCTAAACCGCTTATGGCGCAATTAGAAACCGAGCGTACAACCTACTTCGCTCGTCTGAACGACCAAGAGTCATCAGGTACAGCAAGTAACAGTAAGCTACAAAAATAA